In Ooceraea biroi isolate clonal line C1 chromosome 6, Obir_v5.4, whole genome shotgun sequence, the genomic stretch ACTGTCAAACCGTCTATATTAAACGCTGCTATGCCAGTAGGTGCCGCTACAGCGGTATCTTTATtgagatattgttttattcaacacttaattgttttaattaagaaactctTTCCAGTTCCACCTTCTCCGCTAACGTACAATCGTAATATCGCATTTTCGAGCCGCGTCGAATGCTGCCAGAAACAACCCTCTATCTCTcatagtttccgagatattcgcaattttctttgacaaacagttttttcgcgatatctcgcgaacggagcGTCCTAGAGGATTCGTTCAGGGCCTATTCGACGGGGTTTTCGAGACGCAATGTGtaccctatatattaaaagaccgactgctgctgctgccatctaggaatagaaaaatgtactgcacaaacgacgacgacggtaatgacgtttcttaatcaaaaattgtctaaTTTCAaactttgcatcgtaatatctacactcgtaatgcacatagaaaaaaaataaaaacacttttattatataattagaccccaagctatccattgaggttactctgaaaatgatcttttcagaggttagtaagatctgataatctaaGCGTGTCTGAAAACGTCACTTCGCGTAAAGATACCCGGTTGGTCTCGCTtcgcatatacttggcgcgagacactaccgtgtctcttgatacgAGATATAGTGTCCTTTGAGAATTGTCCAGTCCGGTCGCAGTTTCAGTACGGATTCAGTATTCTATATACAGTATTCAAGTCTAATGTCGAGCCTGTATTGTTAATACCTTCTTTAGATCAGTGTGTCCCAgtgataaattttttcaagacaGTTTATAAGTATATATGATTGTTCCCTTTGTATTGACAGAGTCTTCCATTTATGCATACAAGTTGAGAATCATCTTGAATTAGTAGTATGCATTGGCAAATGTATTCCCTAAGAAACTTTTACCTTGTATAGTTGTTcaatgtgtaatattttttagattcCAGTTAATATGTTTCATATTTCTAGTATTCTTTGTAATAtatctttgtattttttcctcgttgtaaatatttatctctttgtattatctagtttttatttttatcgatctcTCCATTTTACTCCATTATTTCTTAACCATTTTAGTTCTCCCTTTTTGCATAAACAGATTTGTGTACTTTAAGAAAAATGCATGTTTGAGAACAAACAAGGTTGCACGTATTGCATTTAAATTACTTGTTTAACCCAGTATGtacaaaattgattatttaataatttagtgaAGATACTTCAACTATTTTCTTTCGTAGTAAATCTgtttttaaatctttcaaaTAAGTTTTTAGTTATTcttgcaaataataattacttacaattattaatgcacaatgttataagaatattaaaaatttataaagataagaaatattagataaatatgtattattattattatctataatttattGCTGTTAATATAAGatcatcataaaataattaaaaataagctAAGCGCATGAAGCTTTTCATTTGCATGAAttgtattaatgtttattaaatttgtaatttgttgATCATGTTATCTAAAAAAGATTGtacaattaattctttaaagGTCTTTTTTATCTGCAAGGAATGTATACatactttaaataattcagCATAATTGTAGCCTGTTTAtgctgaatttattataatttgatagaaACTTAAGAACACATTtcggagaaaaataattacggcCTTTATTGAATTAATGAATGGAATTCCCTGTAGTGCATGTAGCATGTATAGGAAAATTCTAATGTTTTTATATGCGATGTTTTCTTTTTAGCATTACCTTgtagttattaatttattatagttaGCAAAGTTGCGCGATTAGTAggtagtaatattttattaattaattgtagaaACAAAGAAGATTATAATAGCATGTTGTAAAGTTCGTGGTGTTTATTAAATCGACACCAAGTTTATTTGAGATTACTAAAACGATTTCTGCCCCAATGTGCTGAGACGGATTCTGCGTAGCATTGATTAAGGACTGAAGATTTGTACCGCTACCAGATATCAGAACACTTATTCTCTTCAAGGATTTGCTCGAGAACTTTCTCAAAGTTGTTCACTTGTACTTTAAATCCGACCATCTGtgttataatacaattaacagAACTGTATGAATTTTAgtcgattatattataattgcattAGTAGCAAGAATAATTTCTTACTGGAACGTGCATTCATATTTCCGACGACTGCAGGATCTTCAtcttttagtttatttaaGACTTTTGCCCCGTCTGCTTTAGAACATATTAAAATGGCACTGATACCACAATTAAACGTCCTTAACATTTCGTGTTTACTGATTCCACCTGTGTAAAAAGATTCCATGATTAACATTTATAAGTTATGTGATGTACATTCTTTTTACAATCAGGAAGAAATCCGAAAGTTTAATGTACCTTCAGTTTCGTACAAACGCTACGATGATCGTGATGGTGACTACGGTGATGATGGAAATGGATGTGCGGTATAAGATGGTGCTCGCGTATGCCGCGCACGATGGTCTCCTGCATCTGCCTCCGCTTGTTCCATATCCTCTCGGCGATGCCGAGGGAGATCGCGATGATCATGCCAGCCACCAGGAGAAAAAACGCGGTGTAAACGTCGGTGAGTCTCGCGCTGTGGAAGGTCGCCGGCGTCGCGCACAACGGCATCTTTGGCAGTATCCGTTCTTGTATTTTGTGCTACGTTCAACTACATATCTCCCAATTTTAAAATCTcctacaattaaaataaagtaaggTTAGGTTAAGACTTATTACCGTTTTacagaaaacaaattttataatttaacaaaataattatttatcaatatatatctgaacgtaaaaacgtaaaactattaattaattagaggAATAATTAAGTACCTATTCTGTTTTTTCATGCCCTTCAAGTGCAGCGATTTCGTTCAATCCATGGTTGTTAATCCAATCCGATCACGCCAAAGACATGCTATATGGATTCGGATTAGTCTAGGGAAACTTTGAAAGTCTATCATTGAGTGCCACTGCTCAGTCCGATCAGAGATCCGATTAGCTGTCGTAAACACCcctgatttcggaaaaggagaaaaacgaaacgtcacaattctaacattcaattacaatatttcaggaTTGACTGAACCATTTTTATTTGGAGTGGTCGCAACcgaaagcttgcacccatattatcttataaaagtgccgttagatttttgattacggctttagttcctgaaatattttaatcacaagtttatgtgacatgtcaaatgatatgaatttcagataagctatacgttAGCGCTTGAGgtctatgcactgaacttggtaacgctcgatgtttatgcagtgactctcattgttcggtactttcttttttatttttatgtacttttctataaaaacattaaaaattaatgaaatataaaaaatttttacaaaaagtaatgagatccctctaaaaaaaacttacaaaggtaaaaaatacgccaagtacattaaaaagcaaaactaaatatgatgaaattcatagttaactagccaagtacctagaagcaatttagtttgaggatttgtaatttgaaataatacttggcgtgccccggtcgcattaaaacgtacgtcctacctATACTTTGTATAAActgtatgtgtaaattatttgtattgagtgagtaatgaaaagggatatttataatcactccgctaatgtgcaaaactgtaaacgtatttgttttaatattaccaaatacaaagatttacgagtcattagtgaaaatactcaaggcagtacaaatgtagaagaatgcatgtccaatgcgacccgggcacgccaagtattatttcaaattataaatccttaaactgaattgcttctaggtacttggctagttaactatggatttcctcatatttttttgcttttttatgtacttggcgtattcttttacctttgtaaggttttttagagggatctaTATATACTGTGACGTGACGTTTTGGCGTCCGTCACAAGGGCGTTGCTTGACCGAGGGGGAACCTTATCGGAGTCGTTCCATCCTCCCGAGGGGGAGCGATCTGCCGCGTTCTTTGCGATATACTTTGCCTTTACAGAAAGATTACGAGCGGGATTACGTGTAAAATAGCCGAGTGAGGATACATGCAGCGAGGAGGATGTCAGCCATGGAGAAGCGACGAACACCCGAAGTGGAGTCCAGCGAGACGCCCGGAAGCGAGTATCGGGAGCCCGGGAGGAGCCGAGTCCTAGCGGATTCTCAGCGATACCGGCGCCCAGCTCCACATTACCGCACCCTCGGAGTACCGAGCAGAGGATCTGCTCGCCAGCGTATTTATCCGTTGCAGGCTGCTATTCCCGAGTACCGAGACGGGCCCGCTGGCCAGAGCAGGTAGAGAATCCTTCCGCCTCGTCCCTGTCGGAGTCTGGCCACTCTGGCAGGGCACTACTGGTAGTAGCAACGGGAATAGGCAGCGCAAGAAGAAGTACAAGGAGTGTCACCCGAGGGGCTGCGGATGAGTCGATGTAGCGGCCGCAGCACGGATCTATCGCCGCCGAATCGATGGATTGCGCAAATCGATGCGCGGACTAATGAGGCCCTCCCGACGCGCTCCGCGATCCGCACTGCGAGCCCGGCTAGCGATAAGTACGGAGCGACTCTGAGGCCCTAGACGAATACCATCCGTGCAGATCAGGACGACGTGGGACGAGCGCCAACCTGTAAGAACCTCACTCGGCGACGGTATAACTTCCGTTCCCAGCCAAGACGGCACCTCGAGCCTCAGTAGTAATTATCGAGATAACCTGTCGGAGGCGTGTTATCGAGGCCCGTCGGCTCCGGAAAGCGTCTCGCGAAAATAGTATAATCCCGTACACTCCCGAATGTACCGAGCCACTGCAAGGTGTTGAGTACCGGAGTGATTATATCCTCCCTCTCGGGATTCGCCGGCTCCAGTCGTTTTGTATCGTGTTATATTGTATCTCGTGCCTTGTATGGCGTAATGTTCAGTATCGTACGAAAtgttcgtttcgtttcgtttcgtttccgGGTCTTGCGTACGACCGTGCTTCGGAAGGTCATGTCGGTTACGGTAATGCGGTAATCCCGTCTCGTCCTTTCGTTTCCGGTAATTTTTGCGGTAATTGATTGCGAGATATCGGTGCGGGGAGTAACGTTCCAGTATCGTTTGCGTATGCGGGGGATAGCGCTCTTGTATCGGGGAGGAAGTAACGCTCGCGTATCGTGCAAGATTCGTTTTCCGTCTCGTAGTGTGGAGTGACGCTCCCGCTTAGAGGATCGCGTACCTATCGTCTTGTGTTTCGAGTGTGCGTTCCAGGTTTGTTCATCCTGTCGATATCGTCCGGAATTTAGCGTCACGACGATCCGCGAGATCTCGACGCCGACGCGCTCGTGTCTCCAAAATCGGCGTCGTGTACGTATAATTACGACGATCTAAACGGCCTCCCGCGTGGCCACAtctcgtattattattttgtttattttgcgATTATCGTGCTTGTCTTGCGTTGATCCTCGTATGTGGATCTCTACATATTTGCTACGTTCTTTACCAAATATATTACTTGTTGATTTTATATGACTCGTTACTGACTCGCCCCTCTCCAGACTCTCATTATCTCCGACCCTCGCCCGTATTACTTGCGGTATCGTGTGTCGATTTTCCGAGTGGTGCGTTGCGCACCTGGCGCCCAATACTCAGTCCCGAACAGTACCGTGGATGTGTCCTCACCGACCATTCAACTCGACTTTTAATCACTCGTGACTCCCCACGATCACGGCGGAACGTGGGCTAGTCACGCGGTTGCGTACGTCGCTCATTATCGGCGTCGCAATACAGGGTGTACCAAACGTttggaaacggtcgaatatttcataaactatgcattttagaaagaaatgtttcagacaaaagttgtaggatttcaagtaccgcattacatagcaacatcagtatgaccttcaagagtgttgtcaaggtcatgtgaagatcaactttgttttcttaaatggaatggtctataaaatgttgcatatttgaattctacgggaaaaaacgagtaaattttatctgaaacatttgtttgaaaaatgcttctatcaaaagttatacgcatttaaaccttaaagtagaatgcattgcaattaatgataaattaattaaaagactttatcgttttgttcttttactttattaaatgttcgaactggtgtccattaacatctaaacacttattaagtctttttacgaaactttgctctaagtAACATTTCTGGGGTCACACTAGCGCAAGCTTCACGTATTCTTCGTTCGAATCATGATTTTCGAACTTGATAAGCGGCATGAAAACCAGCTCAAAACTAACTAAAGGCATAGATTTGTATCTACATTTTCTGATAAATGTGTGAATTTATGTTTCTTTCAGTTAACATCGAGTACGTACTCCAAGACCATTAGCTAGCGCTAGCGTGACCCCAGAAATGTTacttagagcaaagtttcgtaagaagacttaataagtgtttagatgttaatggacaccagttcgaacatttaataaaataaaagaacaaaacgataaagtcttttaattaatttatcattaattgcaATGCATTCTACTTTAAGGTTTAATGCGTATAACTTTTAATagaagcatttttcaaacaaatgtttcaaataaaatttactacTGTATACTACGGTTTCAAGTCTAGGGTTAGTTAGTACGCAgtacattgaaaatttatcttaacATCAGGATATGCCGAAGAAGtctattcaaatttattgaagtataaaatttactcgtttttttcccgtagaatccaaatatgcaacattttatagGCGGTTCCAGTTAAGACaacaaagttgaccttcacatgaccttgacaacactcttcaaggtcatactgatgttgcTATATAATGCGCTACTTGAAATCCTAcaattttgtttgaaacatttctttctaaaatgcatagtttatgaaatattcgaccgtttccagacttttggtacaccctgtatataagccgaataccactcactcactcactgactcatcaacgtgcagcccgaaccactgtacctatcgacttgaaattttaagggtatatttctactatcacgtaggtgcttactaagggagggttttccgaaattccacccctaacgggtgagaaggggtaaaatgtgtttttatttaattctacacataaatatcgcgggcgaaaccgtgacgggggatgctagtagtGTATATAAacaagtattataataaaaagaactgTGCTGTGATTGTTACAAACTTGCTAGCTTTATTAACTATCGCTTTTATTCTTGTGTTCGCGTTTGTTCACCGGAAGTGACCGTGAAGTGTGCTTCGCTCCACGCGCTGCTTGCCGTTGTCGTGAACATAATTCAATaatgtttttacataaattttataattaaaatattaatttgtgtgttaaaataatagaaatatatagcACAATTCACTttaatgtagaaaaaaatttgaaaagtaaGATTTGAACCAGCAACACGCAGCATACTAGTCGAGCGCCTTACCCATTACGTCACACTGTTAGTTGGCAATCCGTTCTTCCTACTCGGTACATAACGAGcacgtaaatttttaaatttttctcgcgAATACTTGAGACTTGCGTCGTATCCTTTTAGGATGAGTTAGTGGGGAGATGGaacaacaatatatataagactCAACAAAATCGGTGATTATACTGCCTGGTGTTCCCCTTGTtagcatataaataataactgcTCTGTAGAAAGTATTCATAGTGGTGTACTCCGATATTTCTTTggagtaattttttaaataaattagttcAAAAGAAAACCCAAAGAATCTAAcattagaaatataaagaatgATATACTTCTTATAGGAGGGAAATATGTAAGCGACAATTTGTCGttgctattttattatgtactgTGTGAAATACATGACTTGACTATTTTGTCTTATATCAAACTCCCTGCACAGACTCActtctctctcattttttttcgtaataaagcaataaagtaataatttcgaaaaatagccGCGACGTGGCCACAGCAATGTAGTGGCAAAAAACCTAGAGACAATTCTGTCGTTTGTAAGGCCAGATGTACTCTTTCTCATGTTATTAGCTGAATATTGCACATACGCTGCCGATCGATTTCCGCGATGTCACTGAAAAATTCTCGCTTTTATGTTAAACGCATGTAATTTTCGTAAATGCATAATGTCGCGAAgatgaaagaaataaagtaGCAAATTACAGTAGTTAAGTTAAATAGTTAAAGACCTGTGGAGAAGGATAAGGCATAATAGCAAAATTAAGACTGGATTCTCGAGTTTCGTAGTCAGTCCTTTCCAGTCCTTCAAAGTAAATGGAACATCCCGAGGAACGTTACTACAAGTTGAACCGATTTTTTTTATCGGTCAACGGGTTATCGCCTTATCAAAACGTATGGAACGCCCGTTTGATAAGACTCGTTATCACTGTCATCTTATTGTCGTCTATCTTTGTTCAGGTAGTCACAATGTTGAGAAAAtacatattcttttttctttttagatattagaaatatataattgaattaaaaactcTCATAACTATGTATAGGGGATAGAATCATATCAAATAGAATTGACATTTAAACttaattattcaaatgtatatacatatattaaatcgcGAACTCTAGCCATTGTCTGATGGACGGACGAATTTTTTCATACTGCAtgccaacaatttttgttagATTCGATGCCGAAAATTTTTACGTTCCAAGAACTCATTCGTCTactacttaattaattataactgtTTCTGATTCCATCGAGTCCATAAATGTCTCTTTGATGATCATACCCGtctcttaattttttttatcatgagTTTATAATGTGTTTCCAGGCATCGACTACTTTAACGTCTGAAGTCAATCtagaatttataattgatataataccAGCAATTCTACCTACGTTCGCTGGTATAATAAACTTGTATTTACATCACGGGAACATAGACAAGGTAAGCTCGactattaatttctaattgtgtctctaattaaatttaatttctataaGGATTTATCAGTAtcgcaaataaatatatcagtcTTTCAAAAGAATTAAGTTCGAGTATTATGATCTTATTAGTATATGTTTTGATGATCCAGTGGATCACATATAACGTTTATCCTGTCAATATATCCCATTGTTtttacatcattattattatttattgcatcattatcattttattttctttcagtaTAGGAAACTCTTTGACCACATGTGGAGGGACTGGGcgttgcaaaaaacaaaagatgaaattaaaatcatgCACGACTATGCTGAGACTACGAGATTAGTAACGCTTTTTTATACGCGtaagaaaaacattaaatCCCGCATTATccacaaaagaaaaatacgtgCCTTTCTGTCTATACATTTGAGATTGTACTTCTTCGTGCGAAGCTATGTGTGACATTTATACTCTTTTCATTATCAACACGACAAATGAATACATTATTTGTCATGCACATCAACGAGTAACACGCGACATTCCTGCTGGCGAATTATCACTGCACTTTTACGATGCATTCCTTATACAATTGCTATCGTTCAATTAAATACGTGTGGAATTTTATAACGATCATTTAATTCCATGTAGAATTATTTCTTGCTCCCGATATTTTCTCCTTTCcctcttatatttattttgttctcGATGCGATATTGATCATTGAGATTTTTCTTACGTTGCAAGGCAAGTGAGCATGTAATCCTATTAAACCGAACTTTTAAAACTCGCCGTTGAATATGGTAACAGAAATAACTGTCTGTTACcatattcaataaaatgtcTGTAAGTACAGAAAGTTGAATCCAACTTTTGACATCGTTTATGCTCCATGTATTTTAGTCCACTTAAAACTTGTGCTCCTTGAACATACCATCATTCCCCTGttggaaatattttgaattatagaaagatattttgaaatattaaaaagagattGACGAAAAACTTGAAGAGAATTCgtgttttagttttttttacatgatagcgataaaaatgatatcaaACCGTTTAAATCATATCAAATATGATatcatttcaaatatatatgtatgtcaaTGATTACGTCAATTACGTAATAACATGTATATGCATGATATCAATAATGACATCAAAACGTTTTTCCTGACTTTTTTCAGTTCAGGTATGCATACTCTTCGTGATGTACAACGTATGGGTATTCATGCCGGAAATTCTTGATGTCATATCGCCCCTGAACGAGTCTCGCCCGCGAATTGAAACCTTTAAAGTCGAATTCTTCATCGACAAAGGCCGATACATTTATCTTATCCAGTCTCATATATGCCTTGTGCTTGTAACCGTAACTATCGTTCTTCTTGGCAGTTTCTCTATTTTACTGACTTTCACGCAACACGTTTGCGGGATGTGCAAGTTGCTGGGGTAAGGAGTTGCTTGTCGCAACTGTTGCAAAAAACTTACTGTTTGCAAAAAACCAAACGACCTATTGCGATTGCGAAAAAGTAGAAATTGTCTATTAACTCGACAGGTATCGCGCGGAGCGCTTATTTTGTGTTATCGAGAATGCGGCAGGATGCGATTTAATTCGCGGAACGAAGATACGTTGTAGGGACACGGCTGTTTTCGTACGGCTGCATTGCAACATTATACAGTTCGTATTTCATTTGACGTATGATAGGATTTTATGGATCAGCATGGTTTCAACTTTTCTTAGGCATTTGCGTGATGCTACATAACGTCATGATTTAcgagcaaattaaaaattaaagacaaTAATAATGTTGCTTGTCCCTTGATTTTACCCAACATACATTTAATCAGCATTTAAGTGTAGCATtcatattaatcaataattttgcaattcgaCTTTTTTGAATAtctagaaattaaatttataaataatatatcatcatcatcatcaccatcgtcatcatcatcatacATGTATGATGGtgataataaagaagaaaatgttattaattttaccgttaattaattgctaaacataaatatatattaacatgtattatacatatataatttatatttatacgagTACACAAAACACCGTTTGCTTCATCATAGTTTTCATTAACATACACAACTTATTACAAGATTCATTAGCCTAATCAAAGCTTGCCATAGAGTATCATTTCTATGTGACCTCATAGGAATACTGTTTGCTCTGAGTTTGACGTTAATACAGGTATACAACAATAGTATGTTAAGCATTCCAATGTGTTTATGtaatcaatatataaaaatgagttCTCTCTTTCAGATATTATCCATTGCCGGCAATATTGAGAAAGCTATTAAATCTATTagtttttctattataatactgATATATTCGTTTATATCTAATTACATGGGACAAAGAATAACAGACATGAGTTCTAACATATGCGAGAAAGTGTAGGTAGTACTTTCCTTCATAATATATCTcgttctttaataattaaaacattctgATTAttcctgaaataaaaaatatgatttaatcATTTAGGTACAATTGTGCATGGTATAATGTAGCTGTTTCGGAGCAGAAATCTGTACTACTCATAATAAGTCGACGTTTCCATCCACTTGTGCTGACTGCCAATAAGTTTTATACAATGTCTCTGCAGAATTTTGGAATGGTAAGAAAGAATGTAATCGATACATACAATACTAAATACGGTACCGTTCTTTACGAAGAGtaaaaaataactaattaCAAAAGAATATTCGTTCTTTTTAAGATTCTTCAAACGGTGATCTCGTATTGCATGTTCTTCAGACAAATATGAAGACACTTCTACCTGATATAGGAATAACGTAGGAAATACAGGGAATGTCGTGTTCAATATGTAGTGATACTATTTTAATCAACAcgtcgaaaaaatatttaaatgacaTTATATTGTAAAGAATATCGTAAGTGAAATATGATCCTATTAATGAAATCGAAAAACTTGTTGATAAAATTGGGCGAAATTGTAGCGCATATAGCATCGTTCACAACTCACATATCAGAATCGTTCACAACTCACGTATCAGAGCCAAAGCTCCGCAATTGTTTACGATGCACCAGATAGGCGAAAAGTCGGTCGTAAGTCGTGAGGAGTCATGGCGGAGTGGAGGCGGCCTCCACTGGAGGCcggtttaataacattaatgaaAGAACAGCTCGCGTGCGAACAAGCGAGcaaatgaaagagaaaaacaaagaaagagacagaccgagaaagagagagagcgcgctcCCATCCCCTGGATTTTCCTTACCACCCCTCCGTACCATTCTTTATCCTTGAAGGAAATAAAACCAGAGTTGTAAGAACCGGATGATTAATATCCAGCGACAGTTTGTGAAGCGGACAGCCAATAAACGGGTTAAAAATACTCGTGAAAAATAAGGCGCGCTCATTAGGGGTACAGTGCATTGTATCCATCTGCGACTGCCTGCCTCGAGTGCTCGCGCGCGGAGGAGCCCGGGAAGGTAAGTCGAAGAGGGCGATGGGGTGAGCAGAGATGGAGGAGAAAGAACGAGACAGACAGAGTTGAGAAACGGAGCAGTGCGGAAAACGGAGGGACAGATTTATTAAAGTAATGgtagattattttaatattccgaTGACAGTGCGCACCATCCGTTGTCTCATGCAATTCAATAATCCGCATTTGGGCGATTCCGTGCTTGCCGAAGCGTCATTATTTTTAGACTGAATCCTGGCGACGTCGCATTCCTTCAGTCGACACATATATGACTGATATATGAGTCGACTGATATATGAGGGATGAATAGATCTACTCTATGGAGAGATCTATGTGGCAAATTATATCGACGTTTAAAACAGTGAAACTTCCCTCTTATTTTGCATCACGTGAGATTCGACTCTCAGTTTTTACACAGATCCGTATTCATGCCTCGAGTATAGCGCTAAGTATGTGATACGGGTACGGGCCAATGTAATATCGACAAGTTCCCGATGGACGATTCTCACATGTCCATTTGGATATTGTCGGACCTTTGCCTCCGTCGCGAGGTTATTGCTACTGCCTCACAATGATTGATCGTTTTACCCGATGGCCTGAAGCTGTGCCGATCGCAGACATCACAGCTGAACTATAACGGATGCTTTCTTCGCAACCTGGATAGCTCGCTTTGGAACTCCATCGATCATTATCATTGACCGAGGATCTCAGTTTGATTCTCAAATTTTTAACGCCATGACAAGGATGATCGGCAGCAGACGACATCGCACATCCGCGTATCATCCCCAGTCTAATCGATCGGTGTCTAACGGTGAATCTAAAAGATCGAGCGGTGGCATCGTGTGCTCAAGGCAGCAATCAAGTGCCACAAGACGATAGATTGGGTTAAAGTTTTACCCATAGTAATGTTGGGTCTACGGAATGCGCTAAAGGAAGACATCAGGACCTCTGCAGCTGAACTCGTCTACGGGACTCAATTAAAGTTACCCGGCGAATATTTCGTTGAAGAAGAGCCATCTCAAgatccttttccttttttggaACATCGgtaaatacatacaataacggacccagccccgatgaccttgaccgtgacatatattatagaagtcactctcctgagtgaccttcaaaaggttttagccgtcgctcgttgtttattaaaaagttattaac encodes the following:
- the LOC105279573 gene encoding uncharacterized protein LOC105279573 isoform X2; this encodes MEHPEERYYKLNRFFLSVNGLSPYQNVWNARLIRLVITVILLSSIFVQASTTLTSEVNLEFIIDIIPAILPTFAGIINLYLHHGNIDKYRKLFDHMWRDWALQKTKDEIKIMHDYAETTRLVTLFYTLQVCILFVMYNVWVFMPEILDVISPLNESRPRIETFKVEFFIDKGRYIYLIQSHICLVLVTVTIVLLGSFSILLTFTQHVCGMCKLLGYRAERLFCVIENAAGCDLIRGTKIRCRDTAVFVRLHCNIIQFISLIKACHRVSFLCDLIGILFALSLTLIQILSIAGNIEKAIKSISFSIIILIYSFISNYMGQRITDMSSNICEKVYNCAWYNVAVSEQKSVLLIISRRFHPLVLTANKFYTMSLQNFGMILQTVISYCMFFRQI
- the LOC105279573 gene encoding uncharacterized protein LOC105279573 isoform X1, with the translated sequence MEHPEERYYKLNRFFLSVNGLSPYQNVWNARLIRLVITVILLSSIFVQASTTLTSEVNLEFIIDIIPAILPTFAGIINLYLHHGNIDKYRKLFDHMWRDWALQKTKDEIKIMHDYAETTRLVTLFYTLQVCILFVMYNVWVFMPEILDVISPLNESRPRIETFKVEFFIDKGRYIYLIQSHICLVLVTVTIVLLGSFSILLTFTQHVCGMCKLLGYRAERLFCVIENAAGCDLIRGTKIRCRDTAVFVRLHCNIIQFISLIKACHRVSFLCDLIGILFALSLTLIQVYNNSMLSIPMCLCNQYIKMSSLFQILSIAGNIEKAIKSISFSIIILIYSFISNYMGQRITDMSSNICEKVYNCAWYNVAVSEQKSVLLIISRRFHPLVLTANKFYTMSLQNFGMILQTVISYCMFFRQI
- the LOC105279573 gene encoding uncharacterized protein LOC105279573 isoform X3, with the translated sequence MEHPEERYYKLNRFFLSVNGLSPYQNVWNARLIRLVITVILLSSIFVQASTTLTSEVNLEFIIDIIPAILPTFAGIINLYLHHGNIDKYRKLFDHMWRDWALQKTKDEIKIMHDYAETTRLVTLFYTLQVCILFVMYNVWVFMPEILDVISPLNESRPRIETFKVEFFIDKGRYIYLIQSHICLVLVTVTIVLLGSFSILLTFTQHVCGMCKLLGYRAERLFCVIENAAGCDLIRGTKIRCRDTAVFVRLHCNIIQFISLIKACHRVSFLCDLIGILFALSLTLIQVYNNSMLSIPMCLCNQYIKMSSLFQILSIAGNIEKAIKSISFSIIILIYSFISNYMGQRITDMSSNICEKV